The Silurus meridionalis isolate SWU-2019-XX chromosome 18, ASM1480568v1, whole genome shotgun sequence genome includes the window TGACGATCGATCTATCAGACGCGTATTTTTACATAGACGTTTACTCgtcacacagaaaatatttgagGTTTGCACACAGAAGCACTGCCTACGAGTTTCAAACCATTTCGTTCGGACTGTCTCTCGCTCCGAGGACTTTCAGCAAGTGTGTGGAGGCGGCACTTTTGCCGTTGAGAAACATCGGGGTTCGGATTTTGTCTTATATAGACGATTATCTGATATGCTCCTCGTCAAGAGAGCAGGCGATCAGAGATGCGGAGAGCATAGTCACACATCTCTGCAACCTGGGTTTCAGAATAAACAGGGAAAAGAGCTTGTGTCCCGCGCAGTGCGCGGAATATCTAGGGCTCAGTATAGATTCCCTCTCCTATCGAGTCACGCTGACAGAGAGGAGAATCGCATCTCTCATTCAGTGTCGCTCCCGTTTTCGGGCGGGGACTATGGTCCCGTTCCGAGTGTGCCTACGAATGCTGGGTTTAATGGCCTCAGTGATTTCTGTGGTGCGTCTGGGACTTCTCATGATGAAAGATTTTCAGAGATGGGTCACGCGGTTGCGCTTATGTCCCCGACGTCATCTCAATCGGCCGGTCAAAATTACACATGCTTGCGTCTTAGCGCTCCGCCAATGGGGATGCCCCGCGACACTTCGGTCGGGGATTCCCTTGGGGGCGGTGTCGTCGAGGGTTACTATGACGACGGACGCGTCTTTGGCGGGCTGGGGTGCAACCCTTATGGGCAGAGCTGTGAACGGCGTTTGGCCTCCACAGCTAATCCTGAGACATATAAACTACTTGGAGTTGTTGGCAGTGTTTCTAGCGCTGAAACATTTTCTGCCTTTCATAAAGGGCCGAcatgtgttggtgaaaacagACAATTCCACAGTGGTCGCGTACATCAACCGGCAGGGAGGTGTGCGCTCCTCCAGCTGCATCAGTTAGTGAGGAAACTGATAATGTGGTGCGACGCGAGGCTTTTGTCCATCAGAGCGACTCATGTTCCAGACATATGGAACAAGTGTGCGGATCTGTTTTCCAGGGGAAACCCCCTGTATGGGGAATGGAAACTGCACAcccaggtggtggagcagatatggcagagatacgGCCGGGCTTCCGTAGATCTCTACGCCTCACGAGAAAATGCTCAGTGTCCTTTGTTCTTTTCTCTAAGAGACGAAGATGCACCGTTGGGTGTGGATGCATTAGCCCACCCGTGGCCAAACGTTCTTCTCTACGCTTTCCCTCCACTGAGCTTGATTTCCCCCACCCTGGCCAGGGTCAGAGAACTCAGCTTGTCACTGATTCTGATAGCTCCACATTGGGCGTCCAGGCACTGGATCGCAGAAATAGTTCAGCTACTGTCAGATCAACCGTGGCCAGTCCCTCCACGGAGGGACCTTCTGTCCCAGGCGGGCGGGGAGATTTATCATCCTCACCCAAACAGGATtgctctctgggcctggcccATGAGAGGTGGAACTTGAGTGTGGTAGGTTTACCCCAATCAgttatacacactatccagAGTGCCAGGGCCTCATCTACTCGCACGCTTTATGACAATAAATGGCGAGTTTTCGAGGAGTGGTGTGGCAGTGGTCACATTGtctctttccagtgttctgtgggagacattttgtgcttttatccagcaaatcctggaaaaaagcacaaaatgtcTCCCACATAGGGCTCAGTATAGATTCCTCTCCTATTGAGTCACGCTGACAGAGAGGAGAATCGCATCTCTCATTCAGTGTCGCTCCCTGCTGGGCGGGACTATGGTCCCGTTCCGAGTGTGCCTACGAATGCTGGGTTTAATGGCCTCAGTGATTTCTGTGGTGCGTCTGGGACTTCTCATGATGAAAGATTTTCAGAGATGGGTCACGCGGTTGCGCTTATGTCCCCGACGTCATCTCAATCGGCCGGTCAAAATTACACATGCTTGCGTCTTAGCGCTCCGCCAATGGGGATGCCCCGCGACACTTCGGTCGGGGATTCCCTTGGGGGCGGTGTCGTCGAGGGTTACTATGACGACGGATGCGTCTTTGGCGGGCTGGGGTGCAACCCTTATGGGCAGAGCTGTGAACGGCGTTTGGCCTCCACAGCTAATCCTGAGACATATAAACTACTTGGAGTTGTTGGCAGTGTTTCTAGCGCTGAAACATTTTCTGCCTTTCATAAAGGGCCGAcatgtgttggtgaaaacagACAATTCCACAGTGGTCGCGTACATCAACCGGCAGGGAGGTGTGCGCTCCCTCCAGCTGCATCAGTTAGTGAGGAAACTGATAATGTGGTGCGACGCGAGGCTTTTGTCCATCAGAGCGACTCATGTTCCAGACATATGGAACAAGTGTGCGGATCTGTTTTCCAGGGGAAACCCCCTGTATGGGGAATGGAAACTGCACActcaggtggtggagcagatatggcagagatacgGCCGGGCTTCCGTGATCTCTCGCCTCACGAAAATGCTCAGTgtcctctgttcttttctctaaGAGACGAAGATGCACCGTTGGGTGTGGATGCATTAGCCCACCCGTGGCCAAACGTTCTTCTCTACGCTTTCCCTCCACTGAGCTTGATTTCCCCCACCCTGGCCAGGGTCAGAGAACTCAGCTTGTCACTGATTCTGATAGCTCCACATTGGGCGTCCAGGCACTGGATCGCAGAAATAGTTCAGCTACTGTCAGATCAACCGTGGCCAGTCCCTCCACGGAGGGACCTTCTGTCCCAGGCGGGCGGGGAGATTTATCATCCTCACCCAAACAGGATtgctctctgggcctggcccATGAGAGGTGGAACTTGAGTGTGGTAGGTTTACCCCAATCAgttatacacactatccagAGTGCCAGGGCCTCATCTACCGCACGCTTTATGACAATAAATGGCGAGTTTTCGAGGAGTGGTGTGGCAGTGGTCACATTGtctctttccagtgttctgtgggagacattttgtgcttttatccagcaaatcctggaaaaaagcacaaaatgtcTCCCACATAGGGCTCAGTATAGATTCCCTCTCCTATTGAGTCACGCTGACAGAGAGGAGAATCGCATCTCTCATTCAGTGTCGCTCCCTGCTGGGCGGGACTATGGTCCCGTTCCGAGTGTGCCTACGAATGCTCATGTCGGGTTTAATAACGAACCTGCGGGTCGGCACCCTTTGATTAGCTGGTTTATTAAAGGTGCACGCCGTAAGAGGCCAGTGTCTCGGCGGTTAGTGCCTCAGTGGGACCTATCTTTGGTTTTGAAAGCCCTttctcatcaccccttcaaGCCGGTGGATGGAGTAGGGCTGCAATTTCTTTATCTTAAAACGGCGCTGCTTGTGGCTCTAGTGACTGCTAAACGTGTGCGCGAGCTGCAAGCCCTGTCTGTCAGTCCGTCCTGTTTACAGTTTGCCCCTGGGCTCACGAAAGTTTCCTTTCGCCCTAACCCGGCGTTTGTACCTAAAGTGGTGGATTCTTCTTATAGATGTCCCGTTACGGAACTTTCAGCTTTCCACCCACCTCAGGAGGAGGAGGGATTGGGTTCCTTGTGCCCAGTGCGGGCCCTCCATACGTATGTCAAGAGAACAGCGGGTTTCAGGAAATCTGACTAGCTGTTTGTGTCTTGGGCTACCCCTCACAAAGGGAAGCCGTTGTCGAGACAACGGCTATCCCGCTGGATTGCGGAGGCTATATCTATAGCGTATGCATGCTGTGGTTCTCAGGCACCTGCGGGTCTGAGGGCCCACTCTACTAGAGGGATGGCGACGTCATGGGCCCTACTTAAGGGAGTTTCTGTTCAGGAAATTTGTGCGCCGGCTGGCTGGGCTACGCCACACACCTTTGTGCGGTTTTATAGACTAGATGTGTCTGAGTCATCCTTGGCACATGCGGTGCTGAGTGCCAGACGCTCTGAGCCCATGTGATTGGCTTGTGCAATCCGGGAGCAGTCTATATCTCCTATAGTGAAACACcgagcgaagttagaaaaagaacgatgggttacttaacgtaatcctgggttctttgataacagagtgaggtgtttcaccaGCACTTCCCTCCTTGCACTTGGACGGGAAGAAATCTCGCTGCAATGATGTTAGGAGGGGTCGACCTGAGGGATAAAAGTGGGgcggagcctgatctcaggtcgacctgtctgtcaagacagacgtggtgtcatgagagcttccgtagttggtcatgcccaaagcgattcccatagtgaaacacctcactctgttatcaaagaacccggGATTACGTAAGTAACCCATCGTTATGCCTGTGCATGCCTATGTACTGTACACCATACGCTGTTACATATATGCACCATCACTGTTGtcacaatgtccattgtgaaaaacgctatagaaataaacttgacttgacatgacatgctgtctgccatcttgattaacaGTTTCTGGACTGGTTTGCCacctatcagtaataggacaAACTAGCCACTTACTACCTAcgctagcatccatttttatacctaTAACATTAAAAGTtccggtttgacttgaacgcccCTCATATTTGACCAGATTCGTCCACCCTGCATTGGTGGTTTTTTGTATTGATCCTCCTGTCAAACATGACATATAAAGCAGTACATGGTTAATCAGCTTGCTATTTAAGTGAGCTAGTGACCTTTTGAAATGGTAATTAAGGTCAAAGGTCTCTTACTCTGTTAGTGGCAAATTGCACAAAATGGCAGTTCTTctaaaatggcatttttttttttaaataggagaATGACTAAGATCAAGATGCCTGATTTTTCCCCCCAATTTTAATATGaaattgcaaagaaaaaaagaactacatttacaaataattataaaaaaaaataccaagaaaCCTATAAGTTGCATAAGTGTGCACACCTCTAAACTTATAAAGCACCTTTAGATTTGTACTGCACCCCCACTAGGTCTATCAACAGTTTGACTTGCCAACAATTTCCCACtctttcactttaaaaaaaaaaaaaataaaaatttctatATTAGTTGAAGTGTGAAAG containing:
- the LOC124401124 gene encoding LOW QUALITY PROTEIN: uncharacterized protein LOC124401124 (The sequence of the model RefSeq protein was modified relative to this genomic sequence to represent the inferred CDS: inserted 1 base in 1 codon), which produces MLVNVRDRMARDHGESIHLRPWRLKTVRPTPRSGRRSVRPDTRMFSYPPFSAGEEKEKRTQPGSTFRKGFLFSFSSVSRDKGKCSVSPSTPDICSLARDQPRAIVCENPENSACTPLVLPLEGTLALSAEPSAATVVTSSTRDQSCVRGGYLSAHLVNWRACAVSSWVLATISRGYRLQFAMKPPRFNSVLVSVAEGELASVLATEIDSLLSKRAIRVVPKAESRQGFYSRYFVIPKRGSASLRSILDLRVLNKHLRKYSFRMLTHKALCRSIHPNDWFVTIDLSDAYFYIDVYSSHRKYLRFAHRSTAYEFQTISFGLSLAPRTFSKCVEAALLPLRNIGVRILSYIDDYLICSSSREQAIRDAESIVTHLCNLGFRINREKSLCPAQCAEYLGLSIDSLSYRVTLTERRIASLIQCRSRFRAGTMVPFRVCLRMLGLMASVISVVRLGLLMMKDFQRWVTRLRLCPRRHLNRPVKITHACVLALRQWGCPATLRSGIPLGAVSSRVTMTTDASLAGWGATLMGRAVNGVWPPQLILRHINYLELLAVFLALKHFLPFIKGRHVLVKTDNSTVVAYINRQGGVRSXQLHQLVRKLIMWCDARLLSIRATHVPDIWNKCADLFSRGNPLYGEWKLHTQVVEQIWQRYGRASVDLYASRENAQCPLFFSLRDEDAPLGVDALAHPWPNVLLYAFPPLSLISPTLARVRELSLSLILIAPHWASRHWIAEIVQLLSDQPWPVPPRRDLLSQAGGEIYHPHPNRIALWAWPMRGGT